The Carassius carassius chromosome 5, fCarCar2.1, whole genome shotgun sequence DNA window gaggcgtttaaagactccatttgtccattatttatttctaaagatacacgacaatgtataaagggctccattaccttctatgttacattatggccccgtagaaacagtttttgtaaaaataggctaacgattgcgtcataaccacttgactctctgtcgcacagtagagcaattaccgtacagacaggaggagaagctcgcaggcaatcggggagacgtcaagagagaagcccatagatacaagcccaggcgttacattttaaaatactataaaaaataattaatcagaataccttctcctgctcactcacgccaaagaactccccgctcaagctcgccgtctctgcaagattaacgatggcagtttgcacgcacagctactaaaagatttacatctgtcagacaggttgctgacgtcatcaagcttactttgagtctgcgcgtcagaaacggaagtgctaaaaatcgctaaaaatgggcttcacttgtctcaattgagttccaatggggtcgctgtgtccatttcttttaatgTCTAtgagtacgcccgacccccaggaagtgtgtgcttctaattgacttcatttttctcagttgaatccaatggggtcgctatgtccatttcttttactgtctatggtcttGGGTCAAGTTTCGTTCGTGATGGCCGGAGAAGAGCGACAAGGGGCTTGTTTTATTGGCGGGAAGGAAACGCTAGCCACAGAAAGCGGTGGATCATTTATCCAGCGCCAGGAAGTGAAAAAATTTAGACATATGTTATATTGTTGACATAATTATTTACCCGTCGGTTTAACAGTCCATGTTAGACGCTGGTGTCTTCTTAAACACTGTTAGAAAtatcttaaaggtgccatgtgcaaaaattgaggtaaaaatatccaaaaaatgacctacacgcatcaaaagaatgagaagaaataagggcgatgatgtcattaaaaaaatatcaagttatagtgctgcagaaatatcaaccttaattagcattagcattactagccccggcccgacaggtgtcgtaataccagtttcggccatggaaggcggtatgcgggcaacattaccaccagccaacctgcaatacacgaataactcgcacggcttgtgggcgtaatctaacctgatgtcaatcatgtggaaagtacagcccactacttcatttcagttcagggaagagagcggaaggatgactgaagcccttggcaagagaccaccacccgctacagggaaacaaccacgctcggaatcacaaatcaaatccgataagaaaaggagccgaaccagagtaaacatcggcactgctttcaatcgctggagacaactgatggacctgaaagaaatgaggttcgacaccgaacttgccacatttcttttggattggtaagttagatgctgttagtatttcgctagaagtttgttttatatgtttgtgtatttttttcgggaagttataacatagaaatgtatcgaaggctgttcgataaacgtgctagcgatggctaaccgtagctgcgtttgataattagctagctataacttacccatttttttatatcataactaacctgctctgtctagtctgttggtctctgtgtcctctttgctttatggtttttctgtacgtgagaaaattgatgtgttgcatgaaagcgtgtgaaaagagtcaattgcgtgtgtctcacggtgaatgcttgagagttggcagctctggttacgttggttggtgctagcttggtcaacatcagctgtctgatgttgaccaatgatgttgacagaatgctgtctgtcaaattaatttaattcaaataatgtgtatatacaactcaaaatgtaatatgaacaaaacgaataggaacatattcactggtaaaggtgaaggggagtagcttgaagatttcatgtttcaaaatcacttgacatcacccaacgttcctctggaggcaaaacgtcctcttatagcagcggttctcaattccagtcctcgcgccccactgctctgcatattttgcacgtttctctttgttaacacacctgattcagataatcagctcgttagaaatgaactccgtgcatgaactgtgttcattgctccctactccctgagcaggggaaatctgttgaagtttacctcacatcgaaacattcattcactgatttgtgctgtgcagcatctttaaacatggacaactgtgacatcatatacctctgtaaatcaatacaatttaaattcacgtcttgcacacttcaatgcactttgattggaacatatagctacgttcgcttcgaactggaatcatggctgaatatcctgtaatgcccacttcgcagggcacttatgttcgaatagaacaaatgtttgaagcgctaagagaaacgttccaaatgtgcagagcagtggggcgcgaggactgcaattgagaaccgctgtcttataggcttcagctatgctctaggattgttgtgaaggtaggggcggagcatagagactatgccgtttcttgtttgttactctagagtagaccaattcactttattgaggcatactgcccccatctggtatggaatgtggagtatgacttgatttttttgccagacatgacagatggcacctttaaagtaaATTCCATGTATTCtctcaatgtgttttttttttttaacttacatgTGTAATAATGATCTTGCACTGCCTTAAATTTCATGTCATTAAAATATTCAGAAATAGCCTGATcttacaacatttaaaaaaagataaatcagTAGATACCTTTTACATGAACATTTTATTGATTGATCTCAACCATGACTTTGCTCTTGTATGTTAATAATTACACAGAGTGCTACAGAATACGATTGTGGGACACTGAGTGATCACTCACTCTATCTCAGGCAATCATGAGACTCGtagtctgttttctttctttgctcACTCTTTTCGGTCCTGCAGAATGTGGGAATGTTTTAGTTTGGTTTACTGAGGGCAGTCACTGGATCAATCTGAAGATCGTGTTGGAAACGTTGATTGAAAGGGGACACGGTGTCACGGTGCTGGTTCCGGATGCCTCTCTCTTCATGCATGCCAAAGAATCGGATCGCTTCTCCTACCAGACCTTCAATGTGTCTATATCTGCACAGGACATAGAGAACACCTTTGAggattttttacatttctcaaTGTATGAGATGGAACAGTTAAACTTGCTGCAAATTTATATCAAATTCTACAAGCTTTTCTCCAAAGATCTAGATTTGTGTTTTAAATACTGTGATGGTACTCTGAAGTCTCCAGAGTTGATGGACAAATTGCAGCGTGGGAAGTTTGACGTCATGCTGTCAGATCCGATCTATCCATGCAGTGAGGCTTTAGCTGAAAAGCTGAACATTCCCTTAGTTTACACATTACGGTTCTCTATCGCTAACACTTTCGAGCGGATATGTGGTCAGATACCAGCTCCACCATCATTTGTTCCTGGAACAATGAGTAAACTCACAGACAAGATGAGCTTTACAGAGCGAATCAAAAATATGCTCTTCTACCTTTCTCAAGATGTTTTGGCCATTAGTCTATGGAAAAAAATCGACAACTATTACACAGAATATTTTGGTGCGTTAATTAAATGGGGAGGGAGCGCATGAGGGTATTTTCACCTAGAAGCTGTTACACCTAGAAGCTGCAATTTTGATGtataaattaaactttcattCCAGGACGACACACTTCATATTGTGAGATGATGGGTAAAGCTGATATCTGGTTAATCAGAACCTACTGGGATTTTGAGTTTCCACGGCCATTCCTGCCCAACTTCAAATACATTGGAGGCCTTCACTGCTCTCCTGCCAAGCCATTACCCAAGGTGAGTCTGTCTTTTTAATAGTCTTGGCctttttgctgtaaaataaaccAGCACaagatacagtacagaccaaaagtttggaaacattaaaaatgtttatgtttttgaaagaagttctttctgctcatcaagccagcatttatttgatcaaaaatacagtaaaaaaatttatattgtgatatattattaaaacttaaaataattgtttttaaatgtattatactttaaattatcatttatttctgtgatgcaaagctgaatttttagaatcattatcacatgatcctttagaaatcattctaatatgatgattcattatcaaagttggaaacagttctgctgcttaatattttttcagaacatgtttttttaggatactttgatggataaaaaaaaagaagctatgtttttaaaatataaatattttgtaataacaatatacactactggtcagtaatttggggtcagtaatttttttttctttcttcattttaaataaaatcaatacttttattcagaaaggatgtgttaaattgatgaaaagtgatagtaaagaaaatatattattagaatatatattattagaatttgtttttttgaataaatgcagttctttttaaccttttattcatcaaatatatagtTTCcgacactcataataaatcagaatattagaatgatttctaaatgatcatgtgatagactggatgttacatgtgacactgaaggctggagtaatattgcagaaaattcagctttgcatcacaggaataaattattttttttaagtatattcaaatagaaaactattattttaagttgtaataatatttaacaatattactgtttttttctgtatttttgatcaaataaatgcaggcttgatgagcagaagaatcttctttcaaaaacattaaaaatagtaatgtttccaaacttttggtctgtactgtgtaaaaTTCATAAGACTTATGC harbors:
- the LOC132140672 gene encoding UDP-glucuronosyltransferase 2A1-like isoform X2, yielding MRLVVCFLSLLTLFGPAECGNVLVWFTEGSHWINLKIVLETLIERGHGVTVLVPDASLFMHAKESDRFSYQTFNVSISAQDIENTFEDFLHFSMYEMEQLNLLQIYIKFYKLFSKDLDLCFKYCDGTLKSPELMDKLQRGKFDVMLSDPIYPCSEALAEKLNIPLVYTLRFSIANTFERICGQIPAPPSFVPGTMSKLTDKMSFTERIKNMLFYLSQDVLAISLWKKIDNYYTEYFGRHTSYCEMMGKADIWLIRTYWDFEFPRPFLPNFKYIGGLHCSPAKPLPKDMEEFVQSSGDDGIVVFTLVSLVNNITKDRSNTIASALAQIPQKVLWRYVGEKPDTLGENTRIDKWIPQNDLLGHPKTRAFITHGGTNGIYEAIYHSVPMVGIPLFGDQPDNLVHMKAKGAAVIMDFNSMQIQDLVDGLSAVIKDPLYKENVMRLSRIHHDRPVKPLDEAVFWIEFVMRNKGAKHLRVEAHNLTWYQYHCLDVFAFLITILTVVLYVFFKMCKFFIMRCCFRSKRKSKRE